In a genomic window of Saccharothrix sp. HUAS TT1:
- a CDS encoding serine protease, translating into MNRAVRRLVTLASALTLSLVTVQAAQAAEPGTYWTPERMRAAAPLDLPTTTPFAVRSAVATGEPATVAPLAFPNGGSAWTGGGAVVATAGRVFFTYQGRNASCSGNAVTSGNKSTVITAGHCVKLDGAYHTNVAFVPAYNNGNAPYGTWNARTTMATPQWNASEDINYDIGAIVVGQLNGQSLTDVVGAQGIAFNQARADNMYAFGYPAAAPYDGTKLIYCSGRTFNAFLSNGIGMTCDMTGGASGGPWFRTFSEATGTGTLNSVNSYKINLFPNWMFGPYFGADAQNLYNQAQAA; encoded by the coding sequence ATGAACCGTGCTGTGAGGCGACTGGTCACCCTGGCGAGCGCGCTGACCCTGTCGCTCGTCACCGTCCAGGCCGCTCAGGCCGCCGAACCCGGAACCTACTGGACACCGGAGCGGATGCGCGCCGCCGCTCCGCTCGACCTCCCCACCACCACGCCCTTCGCGGTGCGCTCCGCCGTCGCGACGGGCGAGCCCGCGACCGTCGCACCGCTGGCCTTCCCCAACGGCGGCAGCGCGTGGACCGGTGGCGGCGCCGTCGTCGCGACCGCCGGTCGTGTGTTCTTCACCTACCAGGGCCGCAACGCCTCGTGCAGCGGCAACGCCGTCACCAGCGGCAACAAGAGCACCGTCATCACAGCGGGCCACTGCGTGAAGCTCGACGGCGCGTACCACACCAACGTCGCCTTCGTCCCGGCCTACAACAACGGGAACGCCCCTTACGGCACGTGGAACGCGCGCACCACCATGGCCACACCGCAGTGGAACGCGAGCGAGGACATCAACTACGACATCGGCGCGATCGTGGTCGGGCAGCTGAACGGCCAGTCGCTCACCGACGTGGTGGGCGCCCAGGGCATCGCGTTCAACCAGGCGCGGGCCGACAACATGTACGCGTTCGGCTACCCGGCCGCCGCGCCGTACGACGGCACGAAGCTGATCTACTGCAGCGGCCGGACGTTCAACGCGTTCCTGAGCAACGGCATCGGCATGACGTGCGACATGACCGGTGGCGCCAGCGGCGGTCCGTGGTTCCGGACGTTCTCCGAGGCCACCGGTACTGGCACGCTCAACTCGGTGAACAGCTACAAGATCAACCTGTTCCCGAACTGGATGTTCGGCCCGTACTTCGGCGCGGACGCGCAGAACCTGTACAACCAGGCCCAGGCGGCCTGA
- a CDS encoding glycoside hydrolase — MRSTVRAFVLAGLMAASAVVATAGSAQADTTICDQYGSTTIQGRYVVQNNRWGSSATQCINVTSSGFRITQQQGSAPTNGAPLSYPSVFLGCHYTNCSPGSNLPMQVSRIRSATSSINYSYVGGTYNASYDIWLDPTPKTNGVNQMEIMIWFNRQGSIQPIGSAVGNTTIGGRSWQVWRGSNGANNVISYVAPSPISSWSFNVMDFVNDVRNRGAITTSWYLTSIQAGFEPWNGGTGLAVNSFSASVSG, encoded by the coding sequence ATGCGAAGCACCGTCCGTGCCTTCGTGCTGGCCGGGCTGATGGCCGCCAGCGCGGTCGTCGCCACCGCCGGGTCCGCCCAAGCCGACACGACGATCTGCGATCAGTACGGGTCGACCACCATCCAGGGCCGTTACGTGGTCCAGAACAACCGGTGGGGCAGCTCCGCGACCCAGTGCATCAACGTGACCTCGTCCGGCTTCCGGATCACCCAGCAGCAGGGCTCGGCCCCGACCAACGGCGCGCCGCTGTCGTACCCGTCGGTCTTCCTCGGTTGCCACTACACCAACTGCTCGCCCGGCTCCAACCTGCCGATGCAGGTCAGCCGCATCCGCAGTGCCACGTCGTCGATCAACTACAGCTACGTCGGCGGCACCTACAACGCCTCGTACGACATCTGGCTGGACCCGACGCCGAAGACCAACGGGGTCAACCAGATGGAGATCATGATCTGGTTCAACCGCCAGGGCTCGATCCAGCCGATCGGCAGCGCGGTCGGCAACACCACCATCGGCGGCCGCAGCTGGCAGGTCTGGCGCGGCAGCAACGGCGCGAACAACGTGATCTCCTACGTGGCGCCGTCGCCCATCTCGTCGTGGTCGTTCAACGTGATGGACTTCGTCAACGACGTGCGCAACCGCGGCGCGATCACCACTTCCTGGTACCTGACCAGCATCCAGGCCGGGTTCGAGCCGTGGAACGGCGGCACCGGGCTGGCCGTCAACAGCTTCTCCGCCTCGGTCAGCGGGTGA
- a CDS encoding NAD(P)-dependent alcohol dehydrogenase: MRAALFDRYGPPEVLYEGVVPDPEVEPGQVLVRVHAASVNGGELMGRSGRLKLLLGRKFPKRVGIDFAGEVVSGPGFEPGAHVWGGLPRGEFGSAAEYVAVHPRQLAASPAGVDPVRAAALPGVGTTAITALRDKAGLRRGERLLVRGASGGVGSVAVQVGKAYGAHVTALAGRGNLDFVRELGADEAVDYRTDPADLGRFDVVLDTHGSTPRAYRRLLAPGGRMVGIAFRSAADVGYLLASTAFGPRRVRFFSGNPRTDLFADLTALVESGAVRPVVEAVHPLGAVAEAHRALEAGGVRGKHVIRVAEDGGPRR, from the coding sequence ATGCGTGCAGCGTTGTTCGACCGGTACGGGCCGCCCGAGGTCCTGTACGAAGGCGTCGTGCCGGACCCGGAAGTCGAGCCGGGTCAGGTGCTGGTGCGGGTCCACGCGGCCAGCGTCAACGGCGGCGAGCTGATGGGCCGGTCCGGGCGGCTCAAGCTGCTGCTCGGCCGGAAGTTCCCCAAGCGGGTCGGCATCGACTTCGCGGGCGAGGTCGTGTCCGGTCCCGGGTTCGAGCCCGGCGCGCACGTGTGGGGCGGGCTGCCGCGCGGCGAGTTCGGCAGCGCCGCCGAGTACGTCGCCGTCCACCCGCGCCAACTCGCGGCGAGCCCGGCCGGGGTCGACCCGGTGCGGGCCGCCGCGCTGCCGGGGGTCGGCACCACCGCCATCACCGCCCTGCGCGACAAGGCCGGGCTGCGCCGGGGCGAACGCCTCCTCGTGCGCGGCGCGAGCGGGGGAGTGGGCAGCGTCGCCGTGCAGGTGGGCAAGGCGTACGGCGCGCACGTCACGGCGTTGGCGGGCAGGGGGAACCTCGACTTCGTCCGGGAGCTCGGCGCGGACGAGGCGGTCGACTACCGCACCGACCCGGCCGACCTCGGCCGCTTCGACGTCGTGCTGGACACCCACGGCAGCACGCCGCGCGCGTACCGCCGGCTGCTCGCCCCCGGCGGCCGGATGGTCGGCATCGCCTTCCGGTCCGCCGCCGACGTCGGCTACCTCCTGGCGTCGACCGCGTTCGGCCCGCGCCGCGTCCGGTTCTTCAGCGGCAACCCGCGGACCGATCTGTTCGCCGATCTCACCGCACTGGTCGAGAGCGGCGCGGTGCGTCCGGTGGTGGAGGCCGTGCACCCGCTCGGGGCAGTCGCCGAAGCGCACCGCGCGCTGGAAGCCGGTGGCGTGCGCGGCAAGCACGTGATCCGGGTGGCGGAGGACGGCGGACCTCGCCGATGA
- a CDS encoding TetR/AcrR family transcriptional regulator, translating to MTARTTRLRADARQNRDRIITSAREVFATSGLDASMTEIARRAGVGVATLYRRFPTKASLVTEVFAEQLEACTSAVHVAADDPDPWRGFCRVVEELCEMQARDRGFSAAFLAAFPDAVAVDEKRAAAEAAFSHLVARAKEAGALRPDFTADDLTLLLMANNGLVTDSVDAAVSASRRLVAYFVQAFQARGPLPPPVRLGLRDALG from the coding sequence GTGACGGCTCGGACGACTCGGTTGCGCGCCGACGCGCGGCAGAACCGCGATCGCATCATCACGTCGGCGCGGGAGGTGTTCGCGACGAGCGGCCTGGACGCGTCGATGACCGAGATCGCCCGCCGCGCCGGGGTCGGCGTGGCGACGCTCTACCGCCGCTTCCCCACCAAGGCGTCGCTGGTGACGGAGGTGTTCGCCGAGCAGTTGGAGGCGTGCACGTCCGCCGTGCACGTCGCGGCGGACGACCCGGACCCGTGGCGCGGGTTCTGCCGGGTGGTCGAGGAGTTGTGCGAGATGCAGGCGCGGGACCGCGGGTTCAGCGCCGCGTTCCTGGCCGCGTTCCCCGACGCGGTGGCGGTGGACGAGAAGCGCGCGGCCGCCGAGGCGGCGTTCTCCCACCTCGTGGCGCGCGCGAAGGAGGCGGGCGCGCTGCGACCCGACTTCACCGCCGACGACCTGACGCTCCTGCTGATGGCCAACAACGGCCTGGTCACCGACTCGGTGGACGCGGCGGTGAGCGCCTCGCGCCGCCTGGTCGCCTACTTCGTGCAGGCGTTCCAGGCCCGCGGCCCGCTGCCGCCACCGGTCCGCCTCGGGCTGCGCGACGCGCTCGGCTAA
- a CDS encoding siderophore-interacting protein, with the protein MVRTERVAPRMIRVVLGGDGLADFATGPYTDSYVKLAFPLDDVLYPEPFDLAAIRAAMPRDKWPRTRTYTVRKWDAGANELWIDFVTHGDSGVAGPWAAKAQPGDVLHFAGPGGGYAPDPDVTWHLMAGDESAWPAIAAALEALPAGARAVVFAEVDGPEDEQAAPSAGQVDLRWLHRDGGPRGRMVVDAVKGALFPEGVVQVFVHGEATMVKELRGHLKLERGIAREQMSISGYWRLGADEDGWQSAKGEWNRRVEQEQG; encoded by the coding sequence GTGGTGCGCACCGAGCGGGTCGCGCCGCGGATGATCCGCGTGGTGCTCGGCGGCGACGGGCTGGCCGACTTCGCCACCGGCCCCTACACCGACAGCTACGTCAAGCTCGCCTTCCCGCTGGACGACGTGCTCTACCCCGAGCCGTTCGACCTGGCCGCGATCCGCGCCGCCATGCCGCGCGACAAGTGGCCGCGCACCCGCACGTACACCGTGCGCAAGTGGGACGCGGGGGCGAACGAGCTGTGGATCGACTTCGTCACGCACGGCGACTCCGGCGTGGCCGGTCCGTGGGCGGCCAAGGCGCAGCCCGGCGACGTGCTGCACTTCGCGGGCCCCGGCGGCGGTTACGCGCCCGACCCGGACGTGACGTGGCACCTGATGGCCGGTGACGAGAGCGCGTGGCCCGCCATCGCGGCGGCCCTGGAGGCGTTGCCCGCCGGTGCGAGGGCCGTCGTGTTCGCGGAGGTGGACGGGCCGGAGGACGAGCAGGCCGCGCCGAGCGCCGGGCAGGTGGACCTGCGCTGGCTGCACCGCGACGGCGGGCCGCGCGGGCGGATGGTGGTCGACGCGGTCAAGGGCGCGCTGTTCCCCGAGGGCGTCGTCCAGGTCTTCGTGCACGGCGAGGCGACCATGGTCAAGGAGCTGCGCGGGCACCTGAAGCTGGAGCGGGGGATCGCGCGCGAGCAGATGTCGATCTCGGGCTACTGGCGGCTCGGCGCGGACGAGGACGGCTGGCAGTCGGCCAAGGGCGAGTGGAACCGCCGGGTGGAGCAGGAGCAGGGTTAG
- a CDS encoding L-threonylcarbamoyladenylate synthase: protein MARYFDVHPVNPQRRSIDQAVELIKSDGLIAYPTDSCYALGCRLGNKAGLDRIRQIRHLDDRHHFTLMCRDFAQLGQFVHVDNAVFRAIKAATPGSYTFILPATTEVPRRLMHPKKKTVGARIPDHPVAQALLAQLGEPLLSSTLLLPDQEEPLVHGWDIKERLDHVVDAVLDSGDCGTEPTTVVDFSQGEPEIVRQGAGDPSRFE, encoded by the coding sequence ATGGCGAGGTACTTCGACGTGCACCCGGTCAACCCCCAGCGCAGGTCCATCGACCAGGCGGTGGAGCTGATCAAGTCGGACGGCCTGATCGCCTACCCGACCGACTCGTGCTACGCGCTCGGCTGCCGGCTGGGCAACAAGGCGGGCCTGGACCGCATCCGGCAGATCCGGCACCTGGACGACCGGCACCACTTCACGCTGATGTGCCGCGACTTCGCCCAGCTCGGCCAGTTCGTGCACGTGGACAACGCGGTCTTCCGGGCGATCAAGGCGGCGACGCCGGGCAGCTACACGTTCATCCTCCCGGCGACCACGGAGGTGCCGCGCCGGTTGATGCACCCGAAGAAGAAGACGGTCGGCGCGCGCATCCCGGACCACCCGGTGGCGCAGGCGCTGCTGGCGCAGCTGGGCGAGCCGCTGCTGTCCAGCACGCTGCTGCTGCCCGACCAGGAGGAGCCGCTGGTGCACGGCTGGGACATCAAGGAGCGGCTGGACCACGTGGTCGACGCGGTGCTGGACTCGGGCGACTGCGGCACCGAGCCGACCACGGTCGTCGACTTCTCCCAGGGCGAGCCGGAGATCGTCCGGCAGGGCGCGGGCGACCCGTCGCGCTTCGAGTGA
- a CDS encoding class I tRNA ligase family protein has protein sequence MPPSSQVRPISRCYVTTSIPHVDARPHLEHALELVQADALARHHRLRGDRVRFLAGVGDDSPKDAPAAEAEELVDRGAAAFAALREPLALSFTDFTRAGRDAGRRAGVDQLWRACVDAGDLYREHHESWYCVGCEQSYPPAELDDGKCPRHGVEPQRVAEESWFFRLSRHSDALRELIGSGEVRVEPPRGATRCWRSSTPGCATSASPGRAPSAGAPPCRVIPTR, from the coding sequence GTGCCCCCGTCGTCGCAGGTCAGGCCGATATCGCGCTGCTACGTCACCACCTCCATCCCCCATGTCGACGCGCGCCCGCACCTGGAGCACGCGCTGGAGCTCGTGCAGGCCGACGCCCTGGCCCGGCACCACCGCCTGCGCGGCGACCGGGTGCGGTTCCTGGCCGGGGTCGGCGACGACTCGCCGAAGGACGCGCCGGCCGCCGAGGCCGAGGAGCTGGTCGACCGCGGCGCGGCGGCGTTCGCGGCGCTGCGCGAGCCGCTGGCGCTGTCGTTCACCGACTTCACCCGCGCCGGCCGCGACGCCGGGCGCCGGGCCGGGGTCGACCAGCTCTGGCGCGCCTGCGTCGACGCGGGCGACCTGTACCGCGAGCACCACGAGAGCTGGTACTGCGTCGGCTGCGAGCAGTCCTACCCGCCCGCCGAACTGGACGACGGCAAGTGCCCCCGGCACGGCGTCGAGCCGCAGCGGGTCGCCGAGGAGAGCTGGTTCTTCCGCCTGTCCCGCCACAGCGACGCGCTGCGGGAGCTGATCGGCAGCGGCGAGGTCCGGGTCGAACCGCCGCGCGGCGCGACGAGGTGCTGGCGTTCATCGACGCCGGGCTGCGCGACTTCAGCGTCTCCCGGTCGCGCGCCCTCGGCCGGGGCACCCCCGTGCCGGGTGATCCCGACCAGGTGA
- a CDS encoding class I tRNA ligase family protein yields MLAFIDAGLRDFSVSRSRALGRGTPVPGDPDQVIHVWWDALVDYITALGYGGEASNHRRWWANDGRRVHVIGRDAVRFHAVHWPAVLLSAGERPPTDVLVHDRLTAGDVVDPADLAARYGSDAVRWWLLREVPRVGDADFTAARLVARANEDLATGLGALVDRVTTIVHRYRGGRPPVAEPDADAEPLTTACREAPDLVRAAVADFDLRRATAAVWRIVEEANRHVERTRPWELARAERGGDVAAGRRLDAVIAVLLAACRVLAVQLTPFLPALAARISGQCVSLSGELPLPQALFPRL; encoded by the coding sequence GTGCTGGCGTTCATCGACGCCGGGCTGCGCGACTTCAGCGTCTCCCGGTCGCGCGCCCTCGGCCGGGGCACCCCCGTGCCGGGTGATCCCGACCAGGTGATCCACGTGTGGTGGGACGCGCTGGTCGACTACATCACCGCCCTCGGCTACGGCGGCGAAGCGTCCAACCACCGGCGGTGGTGGGCGAACGACGGCCGCCGCGTGCACGTGATCGGCAGGGACGCGGTCCGGTTCCACGCCGTCCACTGGCCGGCCGTGCTGCTGTCGGCGGGCGAGCGACCGCCGACCGACGTCCTGGTGCACGACCGCCTCACCGCCGGCGACGTGGTGGACCCGGCCGACCTGGCCGCCCGCTACGGCTCCGACGCGGTGCGGTGGTGGCTGCTGCGCGAGGTGCCCCGGGTGGGCGACGCCGACTTCACCGCCGCCCGGCTGGTCGCCCGCGCGAACGAGGACCTGGCCACCGGCCTGGGCGCCCTGGTCGACCGGGTGACCACCATCGTCCACCGCTACCGGGGCGGCCGACCGCCCGTCGCCGAGCCGGACGCCGACGCCGAACCGCTGACGACGGCGTGCCGGGAGGCGCCGGACCTCGTGCGCGCGGCCGTCGCCGACTTCGACCTGCGGCGGGCGACGGCGGCGGTGTGGCGGATCGTGGAGGAGGCCAACCGGCACGTCGAGCGGACCAGGCCGTGGGAGCTGGCGCGGGCCGAGCGCGGCGGCGACGTGGCGGCGGGCAGGAGGCTCGACGCGGTCATCGCCGTGCTGCTGGCGGCGTGCCGCGTGCTGGCCGTCCAGCTCACGCCGTTCCTGCCCGCGCTGGCCGCGCGGATCTCCGGGCAGTGCGTCTCGCTGTCCGGGGAACTGCCGCTGCCGCAGGCCCTGTTCCCCCGGCTGTGA
- a CDS encoding chitinase, which produces MSRRVVLARVAAVAALAVAAAAVSFAPAYAASVTATFTKASSWDTGYTAQFSIKNGTSAAITGWKVEFDLPAGTAVGAYWDALQTTASGRHTFTNREYNGSVAPGATVTFGFNASGTASPTNCRINGASCAGSPTVTTTTTTTTTTTTTTTTTGPTTTTTTTTTTPPVTGLPKRVLVGYLHASFANGSGYIRMKDVSDDWDIINLSFAEPTSATSGDLRFAQCPAAECPNVESEAEFIAGIRDKQAKGKKVLISIGGANGQVQLSTTAARDAFVRSASAIIDKYGLDGLDVDFEGHSLSLNANDTDFRAPTTPVIVNLIQALKTLKARYGAKFVLTMAPETFFVQVGYQHYGGSGGADPRAGAYLPVIHALRDDLTLLHVQHYNSGPIMGLDNQYHFMGGADFHVSMADMVLAGFPVRGDATKVFPGLRQDQVAIGLPASVNAGNGFTSVAEVHKSLDCLVKGSNCGPYKPRAVYPDLRGLMTWSINWDRHNGFEFSRSHRAYLPR; this is translated from the coding sequence ATGTCGCGCAGGGTTGTGCTCGCCAGGGTGGCGGCGGTCGCCGCGTTGGCGGTGGCAGCGGCGGCGGTGAGCTTCGCGCCCGCGTACGCCGCGTCGGTCACCGCGACGTTCACCAAGGCTTCGAGCTGGGACACCGGCTACACCGCGCAGTTCTCGATCAAGAACGGGACGAGCGCCGCGATCACCGGGTGGAAGGTCGAGTTCGACCTGCCCGCCGGGACGGCGGTCGGCGCTTACTGGGACGCGTTGCAGACCACCGCGTCCGGGCGCCACACGTTCACCAACCGCGAGTACAACGGCAGCGTCGCGCCCGGCGCCACGGTGACGTTCGGCTTCAACGCCTCGGGCACCGCGAGCCCGACCAACTGCAGGATCAACGGCGCGTCGTGCGCGGGTTCGCCCACCGTGACCACGACGACCACCACCACGACCACGACGACAACCACGACGACCACGACCGGTCCGACGACGACGACGACCACCACCACCACCACGCCGCCGGTCACCGGACTGCCCAAGCGCGTCCTGGTCGGCTACCTGCACGCGAGCTTCGCCAACGGCTCCGGCTACATCCGGATGAAGGACGTCTCCGACGACTGGGACATCATCAACCTGTCCTTCGCCGAACCCACCTCCGCGACCTCCGGCGACCTCCGCTTCGCGCAGTGCCCGGCGGCCGAGTGCCCCAACGTCGAGTCCGAGGCCGAGTTCATCGCGGGCATCCGGGACAAGCAGGCCAAGGGCAAGAAGGTGCTGATCTCCATCGGCGGCGCGAACGGCCAGGTGCAGCTGTCCACCACGGCCGCGCGCGACGCGTTCGTCCGCTCGGCGTCGGCGATCATCGACAAGTACGGCCTGGACGGCCTCGACGTCGACTTCGAGGGCCACTCGCTGTCCCTCAACGCCAACGACACCGACTTCCGCGCGCCGACCACGCCGGTCATCGTCAACCTCATCCAGGCGCTGAAGACGCTGAAGGCCCGCTACGGCGCGAAGTTCGTGCTGACCATGGCCCCGGAGACGTTCTTCGTCCAGGTCGGCTACCAGCACTACGGCGGCAGCGGCGGCGCGGACCCGCGGGCGGGGGCGTACCTGCCGGTGATCCACGCCCTGCGCGACGACCTGACCCTGCTGCACGTCCAGCACTACAACTCCGGGCCGATCATGGGCCTGGACAACCAGTACCACTTCATGGGCGGCGCCGACTTCCACGTCTCCATGGCGGACATGGTGCTGGCCGGGTTCCCGGTGCGCGGTGACGCGACGAAGGTCTTCCCGGGGTTGCGGCAGGACCAGGTGGCGATCGGCCTGCCGGCGAGCGTCAACGCGGGCAACGGGTTCACGTCGGTCGCCGAGGTGCACAAGTCGCTGGACTGCCTGGTGAAGGGCTCCAACTGCGGTCCGTACAAGCCGAGGGCGGTCTACCCGGACCTGCGCGGGCTGATGACGTGGTCGATCAACTGGGACCGCCACAACGGGTTCGAGTTCAGCCGCTCGCACCGGGCGTACCTGCCGAGGTGA
- a CDS encoding DUF3072 domain-containing protein, producing the protein MNKNPEKDPQDWTTGDEPMTGPQESYLGTLAQEAGEEVPEDLTKVEASQLIDRLQEETGRGR; encoded by the coding sequence GTGAACAAGAACCCGGAGAAGGACCCGCAGGACTGGACCACGGGCGACGAGCCGATGACCGGCCCGCAGGAGTCGTACCTGGGCACGCTCGCCCAGGAGGCGGGCGAAGAGGTGCCCGAGGACCTGACGAAGGTCGAGGCTTCCCAGCTCATCGACCGGCTGCAGGAGGAGACGGGTCGCGGGAGGTGA
- a CDS encoding ABC transporter permease has translation MQIPWRAAPRAALSSPLTLLVSVVTALLLSFVVAAAVLHSAASGSAALAYQQDQLCTDALHPSLELTAFPHERVEEGVRALTAAVPDHPVLIGAYTREKRTDFGGAPTLAKFGYRAGATDHLKVLEGGSKDGLWVPRSIAATTDLELGERGMGGRLPPVTAIYADVIDPLPDWWCSERHFVVPNVLDRDELATAVVWVPSAESFYDLPPEVTGPVDVTVRFPADVPRTVDEARALLAEGAARIAPLQDGSSRELSPLVLPVENAAQTAVNVRSAVLPLTLISLLIGLAGVATVTVQWAQRRQSELRLLWVRGAGPLALGGRGVLELGLPLVLGGVAGFGVARLLLPVYAPSDQLPPGTAPAAALAVLAVVALSLAVAFATGALRAHRLFQVAGRGDRLRRVLAALPWELACAALAVWAWNRVQDSGLATTAKIGGLPRIDAAALAFPLLVVLTAALATARLARWALAASHRARLWSKPAVQLAIRRLAAGAGPVTGVLLVGVLAVGTIAVGTAIAGSQETALEEKSGMYTGSDSFARVPPELTELPPALRGDSTIVGYVEQFDRTALVIDPATFREGAFPFEVDPALLTEPLRVGDAPRREVELPGLPPIDPSGWVPSFPKLGTSGWVVPVDRIEDRDDVGSWYVWSRRPLAEVTEALTAAGVKLSRHVGDKSKTVQGLPFLTIRWTFAFVTALGAVLAVVAAIALLLAVEVRRRQNAVSGAFSARMGLAPAAMLRSHLVELGAVAAAAVVVGLAASALSSGATVPKLDPAPRLTPVPEVPDALPLLVTTVAGGVLVVLVAAWVAVRAVRSARIGELIRG, from the coding sequence GTGCAGATCCCGTGGCGAGCCGCCCCTCGCGCTGCCCTCTCCAGCCCGCTGACGTTGCTGGTCAGCGTGGTGACCGCGCTGCTGCTCAGCTTCGTGGTGGCGGCCGCGGTGCTGCACTCGGCCGCCTCCGGCAGCGCCGCGCTCGCCTACCAGCAGGACCAGCTGTGCACCGACGCGCTGCACCCGTCGCTGGAGCTCACCGCGTTCCCGCACGAGCGGGTCGAGGAGGGCGTCAGGGCGCTCACCGCCGCGGTGCCCGACCACCCGGTGCTGATCGGCGCCTACACCCGGGAGAAGCGCACCGACTTCGGCGGCGCGCCGACGCTGGCGAAGTTCGGCTACCGGGCCGGCGCGACCGACCACCTGAAGGTGCTCGAAGGCGGTTCGAAGGACGGCCTGTGGGTGCCGCGGAGCATCGCCGCCACCACCGACCTCGAACTGGGCGAGCGCGGGATGGGCGGACGGCTGCCACCGGTCACCGCGATCTACGCCGACGTGATCGACCCGCTGCCGGACTGGTGGTGCTCGGAGCGGCACTTCGTCGTGCCCAACGTGCTCGACCGCGACGAGCTGGCCACCGCCGTGGTGTGGGTGCCCAGCGCCGAGTCGTTCTACGACCTGCCGCCCGAGGTCACCGGCCCCGTGGACGTGACCGTGCGGTTCCCCGCCGACGTGCCGCGCACGGTCGACGAGGCGCGGGCGCTGCTGGCCGAGGGCGCCGCCCGGATCGCGCCCCTCCAAGACGGGTCCTCCCGCGAGCTCTCGCCGCTGGTGCTGCCGGTGGAGAACGCCGCGCAGACCGCCGTCAACGTGCGGTCGGCCGTGCTGCCGCTGACCCTGATCAGCCTGCTCATCGGCCTGGCCGGGGTGGCCACGGTGACCGTCCAGTGGGCGCAGCGCCGCCAGTCCGAGCTGCGGCTGCTGTGGGTGCGCGGCGCCGGTCCGCTCGCGCTGGGCGGCCGGGGCGTGCTGGAACTGGGCCTGCCGCTGGTGCTCGGCGGCGTGGCCGGGTTCGGCGTGGCCCGGCTGCTGCTGCCCGTCTACGCGCCCTCGGACCAGCTGCCGCCGGGCACCGCGCCGGCCGCCGCGCTGGCCGTGCTGGCGGTCGTGGCGCTGAGCCTCGCGGTCGCGTTCGCCACCGGCGCGCTGCGGGCGCACCGGCTGTTCCAGGTCGCGGGCCGCGGCGACCGGCTGCGCCGGGTGCTGGCCGCGCTGCCATGGGAACTGGCCTGCGCCGCCCTGGCGGTGTGGGCGTGGAACCGGGTGCAGGACAGCGGCCTCGCCACCACGGCGAAGATCGGCGGGCTGCCGCGCATCGACGCCGCCGCGCTGGCGTTCCCGCTGCTGGTCGTGCTGACCGCGGCCCTGGCGACGGCCCGGCTGGCGCGGTGGGCGCTGGCCGCGTCGCACCGCGCCCGGCTCTGGTCCAAGCCGGCCGTCCAGCTGGCGATCCGCAGGCTGGCGGCGGGCGCCGGGCCGGTCACCGGGGTGCTGCTGGTGGGTGTGCTGGCCGTCGGCACGATCGCGGTCGGCACCGCCATCGCCGGATCGCAGGAGACCGCGCTGGAGGAGAAGTCCGGCATGTACACGGGGTCGGACAGCTTCGCCCGGGTCCCGCCGGAGCTGACCGAGCTGCCGCCCGCGCTGCGCGGCGACTCCACCATCGTCGGCTACGTCGAGCAGTTCGACCGCACCGCCCTGGTGATCGACCCGGCGACGTTCCGGGAGGGCGCGTTCCCGTTCGAGGTCGACCCGGCGCTGCTGACCGAGCCGCTGCGGGTCGGCGACGCGCCGCGGCGCGAGGTCGAGCTGCCCGGCCTGCCGCCGATCGACCCGTCCGGGTGGGTGCCGAGCTTCCCGAAGCTGGGCACGTCCGGCTGGGTGGTGCCGGTCGACCGGATCGAGGACCGCGACGACGTCGGCTCCTGGTACGTGTGGTCGCGGCGGCCCCTGGCCGAGGTGACCGAGGCGCTGACGGCGGCCGGCGTGAAGCTGTCCCGGCACGTCGGCGACAAGTCGAAGACGGTGCAGGGCCTGCCGTTCCTGACCATCCGGTGGACGTTCGCGTTCGTCACGGCGCTCGGCGCGGTGCTCGCGGTGGTGGCGGCGATCGCCCTGCTGCTGGCGGTGGAGGTGCGGCGGCGGCAGAACGCGGTGTCCGGCGCGTTCAGCGCCCGGATGGGGCTGGCGCCGGCCGCGATGCTGCGCAGCCACCTGGTCGAGCTGGGCGCGGTGGCCGCGGCGGCGGTCGTCGTCGGCTTGGCCGCGAGCGCGTTGAGCAGCGGCGCGACCGTGCCGAAGCTGGACCCCGCGCCGCGGCTGACGCCGGTGCCGGAGGTGCCGGATGCGCTGCCGCTGCTGGTGACGACGGTGGCGGGCGGCGTGCTGGTGGTGCTGGTGGCGGCGTGGGTCGCGGTGCGCGCGGTGCGCTCGGCGAGGATCGGGGAGCTGATTCGTGGTTGA